A section of the Thermoplasmata archaeon genome encodes:
- a CDS encoding NAD(P)-dependent alcohol dehydrogenase, translating into MTKNTPAYGARAAKAPLAPMTIERRDPGSHDVEIEILYCGICHSDVHKVTDEWGNTHFPVVPGHEIVGRVASRGASASRFREDDLVGVGCIVDSCRACPECRAGHEMFCEKGVRFSFDSLEQDGKTLTYGGYSTDMVVDERYVLRVPKGLDPAHAAPLMCAGITTYSPLRQFGCKPGDKVGVVGLGGLGHMVVKFAATMGAEVTVLSTSRGKEEDAARLGAKRFVATREPGALEALAKTFDLILDTVSAPHDLNQELALLRNFGALVLVGLPPGSTPLDPGMLLFGNRRLAGSNIGGIPETQEMLDYCGEHGIVADVEVIPIQKVNDAYASIQRGDVRYRFVIDCASLGP; encoded by the coding sequence ATGACCAAGAACACTCCTGCCTACGGCGCTCGCGCAGCCAAGGCGCCGCTCGCGCCCATGACGATCGAGCGACGCGATCCAGGATCGCACGACGTCGAGATCGAGATTCTCTACTGCGGCATTTGCCACAGCGACGTGCACAAGGTAACCGACGAATGGGGGAACACGCACTTTCCGGTCGTACCAGGCCACGAGATCGTCGGCCGAGTCGCATCGCGTGGCGCCAGCGCATCACGCTTCCGTGAAGACGACCTCGTCGGCGTAGGGTGCATCGTCGATTCGTGTCGCGCGTGCCCGGAGTGCCGCGCCGGCCATGAGATGTTCTGCGAGAAGGGCGTCAGGTTCTCGTTCGACAGCCTCGAGCAGGACGGGAAGACATTGACCTACGGCGGATACTCGACGGACATGGTCGTCGACGAGCGCTATGTACTGCGCGTGCCGAAGGGGCTGGACCCCGCGCATGCCGCACCGCTGATGTGCGCCGGCATCACCACGTACTCGCCCCTGCGCCAGTTCGGATGCAAGCCCGGCGACAAGGTCGGCGTCGTGGGCCTGGGTGGTTTGGGCCACATGGTCGTTAAGTTTGCGGCTACCATGGGTGCGGAAGTCACCGTGCTCAGCACCTCGCGCGGCAAGGAGGAAGACGCCGCTCGGCTGGGTGCCAAGCGATTCGTCGCCACGCGCGAGCCCGGCGCGCTCGAGGCGCTTGCAAAGACGTTCGACCTCATCCTGGACACGGTGAGCGCGCCGCACGATCTGAACCAAGAGTTGGCCCTCTTGCGGAATTTTGGCGCCTTAGTCCTCGTGGGGTTGCCACCCGGCTCAACCCCGCTCGATCCGGGCATGCTCCTCTTTGGCAACCGGCGCCTCGCGGGCTCCAACATCGGCGGGATTCCCGAGACCCAGGAAATGCTCGACTACTGCGGCGAGCACGGAATCGTCGCGGACGTAGAAGTCATCCCGATCCAGAAGGTCAACGATGCCTACGCAAGCATCCAGCGCGGCGACGTGCGATACCGGTTCGTGATCGACTGCGCCAGCCTTGGACCCTGA
- a CDS encoding cupin domain-containing protein — MDIKRVGSRSSSEGPAERFIGKVRIEPLFQANAPGRAEGARVTFEPGARTAWHAHPLGQTLIVTAGRGFVQSWGGPVEEIHPGDVVSCPPGEKHWHGATPDSAMTHIAIIEPLDGKTADWMEHVSEEQYRRILRPNGVDRS, encoded by the coding sequence ATGGACATTAAGAGAGTGGGCTCGCGATCGTCGAGCGAGGGACCAGCGGAACGGTTCATCGGCAAGGTGCGCATCGAGCCTCTGTTCCAAGCAAACGCGCCGGGGCGCGCGGAAGGTGCGAGGGTCACGTTCGAGCCCGGCGCCCGCACGGCCTGGCATGCCCATCCACTGGGTCAGACGCTCATCGTGACGGCCGGGCGCGGGTTCGTGCAAAGCTGGGGAGGTCCCGTCGAAGAGATCCATCCCGGCGATGTTGTCTCATGTCCGCCGGGAGAGAAGCACTGGCACGGCGCCACGCCGGACAGCGCGATGACGCACATCGCCATCATCGAACCGCTTGATGGCAAGACCGCCGACTGGATGGAACATGTCAGCGAGGAACAATACCGGCGAATTCTGCGTCCGAACGGGGTCGACCGATCATGA
- a CDS encoding helix-turn-helix domain-containing protein, with product MPPRKGAPRKVELDQACVIREGDQEYCIYPMGDLMAVLGKRWSLFIIAVLGNERRMRFNDLIRQLKGISPRTLTDSLRELASLGLVERTLYPEVPPRVEYTITSEGRDLRRTLIPVLQWAIDFEAHGSRRSGA from the coding sequence ATGCCGCCGCGCAAGGGGGCGCCGAGGAAGGTCGAACTCGACCAGGCGTGCGTTATTCGAGAAGGGGACCAGGAATACTGCATCTACCCCATGGGGGACCTCATGGCTGTTTTGGGTAAGAGGTGGTCTCTCTTCATCATCGCCGTCCTCGGGAACGAGCGGCGAATGCGATTCAACGATCTCATCCGGCAGCTGAAGGGGATCAGTCCACGAACCTTGACGGACAGCCTCCGCGAGCTTGCGTCCCTCGGTCTTGTTGAACGTACGCTCTACCCCGAGGTGCCGCCCCGGGTCGAGTACACAATCACCTCCGAGGGGCGCGACCTCCGTCGCACCCTGATCCCGGTCCTCCAGTGGGCCATCGACTTCGAGGCGCACGGCTCCCGGCGCAGCGGCGCCTAA
- a CDS encoding DUF3237 family protein, translated as MSPLFDAEAQYRPDMEPVVSAEGREGELIASGEGKVRGQRIRGTIRVTFYSAECVFPQVLAGHPVDPGLHVCKENPGGFIKTDDGALIEIDGKGFGMRGFDPKEPQRWRLMMGIRFATTDERYRWLNGTLGLWEGLFDEKDGSAFYRVSVPKSVL; from the coding sequence ATGAGTCCGCTGTTCGATGCGGAAGCCCAGTACCGGCCGGACATGGAACCGGTCGTGTCCGCGGAGGGCCGAGAAGGGGAGCTAATCGCCAGCGGTGAGGGCAAAGTCCGGGGCCAGAGGATCCGCGGGACGATCCGGGTCACCTTCTACTCCGCAGAGTGCGTCTTTCCCCAGGTCCTCGCGGGCCACCCGGTTGACCCCGGGCTCCACGTCTGCAAGGAGAATCCGGGCGGGTTCATCAAGACGGACGACGGCGCCCTCATTGAAATCGACGGGAAGGGGTTCGGCATGCGAGGGTTCGATCCAAAGGAACCGCAACGTTGGCGCCTCATGATGGGCATCCGGTTCGCCACGACGGACGAGCGGTACCGGTGGCTCAATGGGACCCTTGGCCTCTGGGAAGGCCTGTTCGACGAGAAGGACGGGTCCGCTTTCTATCGGGTCTCTGTCCCGAAGTCGGTGTTGTGA
- the merB gene encoding organomercurial lyase: MNSEENERRILRTRRKSGQALGPRERAVQRLAVRAMAGGRAPTVETLSRELGLPVDGVREALASLEACDCVVMDRDRVRVAYPFTTDLVPHEVVSSRGTARANCAVDALGAGAMLGEEVEIRSTCSYCGASIHLQGRESFRAATIGPVVFVPPSDLMQGHASDCVCPSINFYCNEEHGRAHAGTLAAGGRFLSLKEATALGISAFGDLLSPTSARSGERRPVTME; this comes from the coding sequence ATGAACTCGGAAGAAAACGAACGGAGAATCCTCCGCACCCGCCGAAAATCCGGGCAAGCGCTCGGTCCCCGCGAACGGGCGGTACAGCGCCTCGCGGTACGGGCGATGGCGGGCGGTCGCGCGCCGACCGTGGAGACGCTCTCGCGTGAGCTGGGCCTGCCGGTCGACGGCGTGCGCGAGGCACTCGCCTCCCTCGAGGCGTGCGACTGCGTGGTGATGGATCGGGACCGAGTCCGAGTCGCCTATCCCTTTACGACGGACCTCGTGCCCCACGAGGTCGTATCGTCTCGCGGTACCGCGCGCGCTAACTGCGCAGTCGATGCCCTTGGCGCGGGCGCAATGCTCGGGGAAGAGGTCGAAATCCGGAGCACGTGTTCGTATTGCGGGGCCTCCATCCACCTGCAGGGGAGGGAGAGTTTCAGAGCGGCGACAATCGGCCCCGTGGTCTTCGTCCCGCCATCGGACTTGATGCAAGGACACGCCTCGGACTGTGTGTGCCCTTCGATTAACTTCTATTGCAACGAGGAACACGGACGCGCCCATGCGGGTACTCTGGCGGCCGGGGGACGCTTCCTCTCCCTGAAGGAAGCCACTGCCTTGGGCATCTCTGCCTTCGGCGATCTGCTTAGCCCGACCTCGGCGCGATCCGGCGAGCGACGACCCGTCACGATGGAGTGA
- the merA gene encoding mercury(II) reductase: MPSRYDLIILGGGAAAFSAAIRADRNGAKALMIDGGTIGGTCVNVGCVPSKRLLAVGDQFFRVANHPFPGLRLDDGWSAEFSAVVRSKDRLVADLRKAKYTDVLASLKDVEYVWGHAGFVSPHEVKVGKDRYEGDKFVIGTGSSPTVPSIPGIDKVDYLTNVEALSLKERPESMIVLGGRALGLEFAQMYQNFGTQVTVVQRSARIVPEEEPEISQSLRQYLKEDGIEIHTGAEVLTAEQRAGRKVVVARFGDRKRTIEADELLLATGRTPNTAGLNLQAARVEVKEDQGVKVDSEMRSTAPEIFAAGDVIGKPMLETAAAKEGYIAAENALANRGLKMDYRAVPHAVFTHPAIASVGRTDTQANADGGVRCACNTVWLKQVPKPLIVEDTRGLVKIVAEAKGHKILGVHILASLAPDMIHEGVLAVKHGLTLEDIIDTVHVFPTHSEAIKLAALSFFEDVDKLSCCAI; encoded by the coding sequence ATGCCGTCTCGATACGATCTCATCATCCTTGGCGGCGGTGCCGCCGCCTTCAGCGCGGCGATTCGCGCGGATCGAAACGGAGCGAAGGCGTTGATGATCGACGGCGGCACGATCGGGGGTACCTGCGTGAACGTCGGCTGCGTTCCCAGCAAACGCCTCCTTGCCGTGGGGGACCAGTTCTTCCGGGTCGCGAACCATCCTTTCCCGGGCCTCCGCCTCGACGATGGATGGTCCGCGGAATTCAGTGCCGTGGTCCGTTCGAAAGACCGTTTGGTGGCCGACCTCCGCAAGGCGAAGTACACGGATGTCCTCGCGTCCCTGAAGGACGTGGAATACGTGTGGGGCCATGCTGGCTTCGTTTCTCCCCATGAAGTCAAGGTCGGGAAGGATCGATATGAAGGCGACAAATTCGTGATCGGGACAGGATCCTCGCCCACGGTCCCTTCGATTCCGGGAATCGACAAGGTGGACTACCTCACAAACGTGGAGGCGTTGTCCCTGAAAGAGCGACCCGAGTCGATGATCGTCCTCGGCGGCCGAGCCCTTGGCTTGGAGTTCGCCCAGATGTACCAGAACTTCGGGACGCAGGTGACCGTGGTGCAACGCAGCGCTCGAATCGTGCCGGAGGAGGAACCGGAAATCTCCCAATCCCTTAGGCAGTATCTCAAAGAGGACGGAATCGAGATCCACACCGGCGCCGAAGTCCTCACAGCTGAACAACGAGCCGGCCGGAAGGTGGTGGTCGCTCGCTTCGGCGACCGGAAACGAACTATCGAAGCGGACGAGCTCCTCCTAGCCACGGGTCGCACTCCCAACACCGCGGGGCTTAACCTTCAGGCGGCACGCGTCGAGGTGAAGGAAGATCAGGGAGTGAAGGTCGACTCCGAGATGCGCTCGACCGCGCCAGAGATCTTTGCGGCGGGCGACGTGATTGGGAAACCGATGCTCGAGACTGCCGCGGCGAAAGAAGGATACATCGCGGCGGAGAACGCTTTGGCCAATCGCGGCCTGAAGATGGACTACCGAGCGGTGCCCCACGCCGTGTTCACACATCCGGCTATCGCCTCCGTAGGGCGAACCGACACCCAGGCAAACGCGGACGGCGGAGTCCGGTGCGCGTGCAATACGGTTTGGTTGAAGCAGGTCCCTAAGCCCCTGATTGTGGAGGATACTCGGGGCCTCGTGAAGATCGTCGCGGAGGCGAAAGGCCACAAGATCCTCGGGGTGCACATTCTGGCCTCCCTGGCGCCGGACATGATCCACGAAGGCGTCCTCGCGGTGAAGCACGGCTTGACTCTCGAGGACATCATCGACACCGTCCATGTGTTCCCGACTCACAGCGAGGCAATCAAACTCGCAGCGCTATCGTTCTTCGAGGACGTGGACAAGCTCAGTTGCTGCGCCATCTAG
- a CDS encoding GNAT family N-acetyltransferase has product MADAKSITFRPAVPSDAQVVAAIVNGAYRGDATGRGWTSEADFIAGPRIDEAGFLALLAKDASVVLLGLRDGDIVGCVHLEGSEDGVAFLGLLSVRVTEQGSGLGRALVAAAEDYARRELGARVIAMYVLTVRRELLAWYERRGYRRTGDIVPFHSPPGQRFLRGPLEFERLEKRLA; this is encoded by the coding sequence ATGGCCGATGCCAAGAGTATCACCTTCCGCCCTGCCGTGCCCTCGGACGCACAGGTCGTCGCCGCCATCGTGAACGGCGCCTATCGTGGCGACGCCACGGGCCGCGGCTGGACAAGCGAGGCGGATTTCATCGCCGGCCCGCGCATCGACGAGGCGGGGTTCCTTGCGCTCCTCGCTAAGGATGCGAGCGTTGTCCTCCTCGGGCTGCGCGATGGCGACATTGTCGGCTGCGTCCACCTCGAGGGCAGCGAGGACGGGGTGGCCTTCCTCGGCCTGCTCTCCGTCCGCGTTACCGAACAAGGCTCGGGGCTCGGGCGCGCGCTCGTCGCGGCGGCCGAGGACTACGCGCGGCGCGAACTTGGCGCGCGCGTCATCGCGATGTACGTCCTGACGGTGCGGCGCGAACTATTAGCTTGGTACGAGCGCCGCGGTTACCGGCGGACCGGCGACATCGTGCCTTTCCATTCCCCTCCGGGCCAACGATTCCTTCGGGGCCCGCTCGAGTTCGAGCGGCTTGAAAAGCGACTCGCTTGA
- a CDS encoding DUF835 domain-containing protein yields MGDDERRKAFLKGFEEGLKSAWREIGALTTRGYSSTELMVFAKSKMAVLYRDVEAMEARLLEDEGIPVVGGGEMTAKGDLGRRGAYLVREPKADRIFELFAELLHAKARGLCITRVHPDDLRARYHIGEAGFIWLSKSPGKKAKDMAVAEPSALVDIASAISDFAGEGGNAAVLLEGLEYLISQNGFASMMRFLQKVNEKIVLNDSYLLISANPAAMKEQEYKVLAKEVAGEV; encoded by the coding sequence ATGGGCGACGACGAGCGGCGGAAGGCTTTTCTGAAGGGGTTCGAGGAAGGCCTCAAGTCCGCGTGGCGAGAGATCGGCGCGCTCACGACGCGCGGTTACTCCTCGACGGAGCTCATGGTGTTCGCGAAGTCGAAGATGGCCGTCCTGTACCGCGATGTCGAGGCGATGGAGGCGCGGCTCCTCGAGGACGAGGGCATCCCCGTCGTCGGCGGAGGGGAGATGACCGCGAAGGGAGACCTCGGCCGCCGCGGCGCATACCTGGTGCGCGAGCCGAAGGCGGACCGGATCTTCGAGCTGTTCGCGGAGCTCCTGCACGCGAAGGCGCGCGGCCTCTGCATCACCCGCGTCCATCCGGACGACCTCCGCGCCCGTTACCACATCGGCGAGGCGGGGTTCATCTGGCTCTCGAAGTCCCCCGGAAAGAAGGCGAAGGACATGGCGGTCGCCGAGCCGAGCGCGCTCGTCGACATTGCGTCGGCGATCTCGGACTTCGCCGGGGAGGGCGGGAACGCAGCGGTCCTCCTCGAGGGCCTCGAGTATCTGATCTCCCAGAACGGCTTCGCGTCGATGATGCGCTTCCTGCAGAAGGTGAACGAGAAGATCGTGCTGAACGACTCGTACCTGCTGATCTCCGCCAATCCGGCGGCGATGAAGGAGCAGGAGTACAAGGTCCTCGCGAAGGAAGTCGCCGGCGAAGTGTGA
- a CDS encoding proteasome assembly chaperone family protein: MENIVIRYTDHPKLDDPIFIEGLPGIGNVGKLAAEHLKDELKAVKFAEIFSKYFPPQVLVQEDGQVKLVNNEMHYVKRNGGKDLVLLTGDYQGLTPEGQYELSDFILRELKKLGVRRVFTLGGYGMGRMVTKPRVLGAATGGELVKEMEKYGVVFSRGEPGAGIVGASGLLLGLGRLYDMQAVCLMGETSGYFVDPKSAQAVLDVLTKFLGIEISFSELETKAKQIDQITSKLKDIEAAPETPDKREDLGYIG; encoded by the coding sequence ATGGAGAACATTGTGATCCGCTACACCGACCACCCGAAGCTGGACGACCCGATCTTCATCGAGGGCCTCCCGGGGATCGGGAACGTCGGCAAGCTCGCCGCCGAACACCTGAAGGACGAGCTGAAGGCGGTGAAGTTCGCGGAGATCTTCTCGAAGTACTTCCCGCCGCAGGTCCTCGTGCAGGAGGACGGCCAGGTCAAGCTCGTGAACAACGAGATGCATTACGTCAAGAGGAACGGCGGCAAGGACCTCGTCCTCCTGACGGGCGACTACCAGGGCCTCACGCCGGAAGGCCAGTACGAGCTCAGCGACTTCATCTTGCGGGAGCTCAAGAAGCTCGGCGTGCGGCGGGTCTTCACGCTCGGCGGGTACGGCATGGGCCGCATGGTGACGAAGCCGCGCGTCCTGGGCGCCGCGACCGGCGGGGAGCTCGTGAAGGAGATGGAGAAGTACGGCGTCGTCTTCTCGCGGGGCGAGCCGGGTGCGGGGATCGTCGGCGCGAGCGGCCTGCTCCTGGGCCTCGGGCGGCTGTACGACATGCAGGCGGTGTGCCTGATGGGCGAGACCTCGGGATACTTCGTCGACCCGAAGTCCGCGCAGGCCGTGCTCGACGTCCTCACGAAGTTCCTGGGCATCGAGATCTCGTTCAGCGAGCTCGAGACGAAGGCGAAGCAGATCGACCAGATCACCTCGAAGCTCAAGGACATCGAGGCCGCGCCCGAGACCCCCGACAAGCGCGAGGACCTGGGGTACATCGGATAG